A segment of the Sporohalobacter salinus genome:
GAGCTAGTAAAGAGATTACACTTAGTGGAGAAGAATTAGTAGAAATAGCAAACACCTTATCAACTAGTCGAGGCTTAAAGAAGTATCTGCTTAATTTGGAGGATGAGGAAGATGAATATAAAAGTGTAGTTAAGTATGGAGTGCAGTTAGATAACTTTAAATCTCTGGAACGTAGTATAAATAATGCTTTAGATAATCAAGGTAATGTATTGGACAGTGCTAGTACTAAGTTACGGAATATTCGTCGCAGCATTACTGATTATAGTCAACGTATTAAGAATGAATTAAATTCTATTTTAAGTTCAAAGAAGTATCAGAATTATATTCAGGATTCATTAGTTACAATTAGGGATAAAAGATATGTGATTCCAATTAAGAGCCAATTTCAGGATAAAGTTTCCGGTATTGTTCATGACCAGTCAGCTAGTAAACAGACGGTATTTATTGAACCGATGGCTGTAGTTAAGTTGAATAATAAACTGCGTAGTTTCATGGCCGAAGAAGAAGAAGAAATCTATCGAATTTTAACGGAACTAACTTATGAAGTCAGAGAAGAGTTAGATAGAATTAAAGAAACTTTAAAGGTGTTGGCTTGGTTAGATTTTACTTTTGCTAAGGCAGAATATAGCTTCAAGATTGAGGGAGCAGAACCTGTTTTGAATCAGGAAGAATATATTAGTCTAGAAAAGGCAAGACATCCACTGATTCCAGCCGATGAGGTAGTTCCTATTGATATTAAGTTAGGCGGTGAGTTTGATACATTAGTAATTACAGGACCTAATACTGGTGGGAAAACAGTAACTCTTAAAACAGTAGGATTATTGACTTTAATGGCCCAGTCTGGGCTTCATATTCCTGCTTTATCTGGTTCAAAGATAGCTGTTTTTGATGAAATTTATGGTGATATCGGTGATGAGCAGAGTATTGAACAGAATTTAAGTACTTTTTCATCTCATATGACCCGGATTATTGATATTTTAGAAATAGCTAAGGAGAATACTTTAGTTTTACTTGATGAGATAGGGGCTGGAACTGATCCTACTGAAGGTGCTGCCTTAGCTATGGCGATTTTAGAAGAATTATATAGTCGAGATCAAATTAATACGATAGCTACTACTCATTATAGTCAATTAAAAACTTTTGCTTATCAACAAGAAGGAATTGAAAATGCTTCGGTGGAATTTGATGTTGAGACTCTGCAGCCTACCTATAGATTGCAAATGGGAATGCCTGGACGAAGCAATGCTTTTGAGATTGCTAGTAGATTAGGTTTACAAGAAGAAGTAATAGAAAAAGCACGGGCTAAATTGAGTGAAGAAGATATAGAAGTGGATAAGATTATTCAGAATATTGAAGAAAGCAAACAGAGTATTTCAAAGGACGAAGAAGCTGCTAAAGCAGAAAGGAAGAAAGCAGAGGCGTTAAAAGAAGAATATGAAGCTAAATTGGCTAAAGTGGAGAAGTTAGAACAGAAGATAAAGAAAGAGGCTTATGCGGAAGCCGAAGAGATAATTGCCGGAGCTAAGAAGAAAGTTGATAAAGTAGTAACTAAAATGAAGGAGCAAGCTGAAGTTAATCGGCAGGAAGTAGATAGAGCTAAAAGTAAGATAGATGAATATAGACATAACCTAAGTAATGAGCGGATAGATTTAGAAGAAGATATTAAACAACAGGAATTACAACAGCAGGGACCGGCTAATTTAGAAGTAGGAGATAAAGTTCAACTTAAAAAGTTGAACAAAGAAGGGGAAATAATTGAGCTTTCTGATGACAAAGAAGAAGCAGTGATTCAGACTGGAGTCATGAAGGTAAACGTAGATATTAGTCGTTTAGAGAGGATAGATGATTCTGATCAGCAACAAAAAGTAAGTAACAATACTAATATTGGCAGTCTAAAAGGAAAGAAATCTCGGCATATTTCTCCTAAACTAGATTTACGAGGCTTAAGAGCGGTAGAAGCTAAAGAGAAAGTAGATAAGTATCTTGATGATGCTTATTTAGCTGGTATTTCTAAAGCAGAAGTAGTTCATGGTAAGGGGACCGGTGTTTTACGGAATGTAGTCCATGAACTTCTAGAAGATCATTCTCAGGTAGATGAATATAGACTGGGAGATAAAGATGAAGGAGGATCAGGTGTAACTATCGTTAAGTTTTAATTATTATATTAAGAGAGGGGGAATAGGATGTTTTTGAAGAATCAAGAGGCTGAAAAAGATGGAGTTTTGCAAGCAGCTAAATTAATGACTGTTGCTGCTAGAACTGCTCCGAAAGGCAAAGGAGTTGATAATCTAACAACAGCTATTATTGGCGATGGGGAAGAAAAAGAGAAATTAATAACTGAAATGAAAGATATAGCTGAAGAATTTGAAGCAGGATTTTTTAAGCGTGATGCTGAGAATATAGCTGAAGCAGATTTAGTAGTCTTATTAGGAACTAAGACTGAACCTATAGGGGTTCCTGCTTGTGGTTATTGTGGTTTTGAGGATTGTACAGCTCAGAGTCAGAGTGAAAATGGAGTCTGTGCTTTTAATACTGGGGATTTAGGTATTGCAGTAGGTTCTGCTGTTAGTAAAGCAGCTGATTTACGAGTAGATAATAGAATTTTGTTTACAGCTGGTAAAGCAGCAGTTAGATTAGGCTTGTTAGGTGAAGACGTTGAGATTGCATATGGAATTGTCCTTAATGCAGCAGGAAAAAATCTTTTTTTTGATCGAGGATAAGGAAAATGAATAGTAAATAATAAAGCCGGCTATTATATAATAGCCGGCTTTATGTTTTAATTTGATATATCAAAGAATTCCTGAAACTTTTCTTTGATTTTATCAGTTTTATTTTTAATTTTATCCTGGAGCGAATCAGGACTATGGACTTCACATTTTTCTTTTGGCATTTTTTCATAGATGTAATTGCCTGCTTCATCACGAAGCGGAACTTTAGTTTCCTTATCAACTTTTTTGATAGGAACTCCATTTTTATCAACTCTTATATGTGTATCTTTTTGATAAGTGTAAGTTTCTACTTTTTCCGGCGGACAATAATCAGTAGCCAATTTATTTGTGGAAGTATCAATTTTTACTTCAGCAGTTGGTCGATGTAGCTGACATTCTTTGGTTGGTTCTGTACCCTTAATGAATATTTCCTTTCGAATAGTACTTTTTGGACAGTTTTCACTTGGTAATTTGCCGCTTTCAATACAGATATCTTTGCTGACAATATTATCAGTGGTATTAAATTCCTTAACTGGTCTATCTTTAATAACTTTACGCATATACTCTCCCCAGAGTCTAGCAGTT
Coding sequences within it:
- a CDS encoding ferredoxin domain-containing protein, with the translated sequence MFLKNQEAEKDGVLQAAKLMTVAARTAPKGKGVDNLTTAIIGDGEEKEKLITEMKDIAEEFEAGFFKRDAENIAEADLVVLLGTKTEPIGVPACGYCGFEDCTAQSQSENGVCAFNTGDLGIAVGSAVSKAADLRVDNRILFTAGKAAVRLGLLGEDVEIAYGIVLNAAGKNLFFDRG
- a CDS encoding endonuclease MutS2; this encodes MEQHVLEILEYNKIKERLAKHTSSKLARKLVNNLKPVNDFDFIQKRQLEVTSAKKILNREEKYPPLGGMKDVRDALKRASKEITLSGEELVEIANTLSTSRGLKKYLLNLEDEEDEYKSVVKYGVQLDNFKSLERSINNALDNQGNVLDSASTKLRNIRRSITDYSQRIKNELNSILSSKKYQNYIQDSLVTIRDKRYVIPIKSQFQDKVSGIVHDQSASKQTVFIEPMAVVKLNNKLRSFMAEEEEEIYRILTELTYEVREELDRIKETLKVLAWLDFTFAKAEYSFKIEGAEPVLNQEEYISLEKARHPLIPADEVVPIDIKLGGEFDTLVITGPNTGGKTVTLKTVGLLTLMAQSGLHIPALSGSKIAVFDEIYGDIGDEQSIEQNLSTFSSHMTRIIDILEIAKENTLVLLDEIGAGTDPTEGAALAMAILEELYSRDQINTIATTHYSQLKTFAYQQEGIENASVEFDVETLQPTYRLQMGMPGRSNAFEIASRLGLQEEVIEKARAKLSEEDIEVDKIIQNIEESKQSISKDEEAAKAERKKAEALKEEYEAKLAKVEKLEQKIKKEAYAEAEEIIAGAKKKVDKVVTKMKEQAEVNRQEVDRAKSKIDEYRHNLSNERIDLEEDIKQQELQQQGPANLEVGDKVQLKKLNKEGEIIELSDDKEEAVIQTGVMKVNVDISRLERIDDSDQQQKVSNNTNIGSLKGKKSRHISPKLDLRGLRAVEAKEKVDKYLDDAYLAGISKAEVVHGKGTGVLRNVVHELLEDHSQVDEYRLGDKDEGGSGVTIVKF